From one Sediminitomix flava genomic stretch:
- a CDS encoding NADH-quinone oxidoreductase subunit A: MEEQNIVSDFGYIFLFIAAGIIFVFGGLMASMLLRPNRPNPEKLTTYESGEDPVGNAWGRFNIRFYIVALMFILFEIEIIFLFPWATVFGQKELIDATEGTWGWFALFEAIIFVGILALGLAYAWRKGFINWVKPKPQTAEFESPVPEDLYNKVNETYQ, from the coding sequence ATGGAAGAACAGAATATCGTCTCTGATTTCGGATATATATTTCTCTTTATTGCTGCAGGTATTATTTTCGTATTTGGAGGACTAATGGCTTCAATGCTCTTGCGTCCAAATAGACCTAATCCAGAAAAGCTTACGACATATGAAAGTGGTGAAGATCCCGTAGGAAATGCATGGGGACGCTTCAACATTCGTTTCTATATTGTAGCACTTATGTTTATTCTTTTTGAAATAGAAATCATATTTCTATTCCCTTGGGCCACTGTTTTTGGTCAAAAAGAGTTAATAGATGCTACGGAAGGAACTTGGGGATGGTTTGCACTTTTTGAAGCTATCATTTTTGTCGGTATTTTAGCACTCGGTCTTGCATATGCATGGCGAAAAGGCTTTATAAATTGGGTAAAACCAAAACCTCAGACTGCTGAATTCGAAAGTCCTGTACCTGAGGATTTATACAATAAAGTCAACGAGACTTATCAATAG